The following coding sequences lie in one Spirosoma sp. KUDC1026 genomic window:
- a CDS encoding HIT family protein: MASIFSRIVAGEIPAHKIAETDDFLAFLDITPTTTGHTLVIPKKEVDYLFDLNDDLYLGLMSFAKTVAAAVRQAIPCKRIGVSVIGLEVPHAHVHLIPLNSMANMDFTKKMNPTQDELAETAQQIRQYI, translated from the coding sequence ATGGCTTCTATCTTTTCGCGCATCGTTGCCGGTGAAATTCCAGCGCACAAAATTGCCGAAACGGACGATTTTCTGGCTTTTCTGGACATTACGCCAACAACGACAGGCCATACGCTGGTAATTCCCAAAAAAGAAGTCGACTACCTCTTTGACCTGAACGACGACCTTTATCTGGGACTGATGTCGTTTGCTAAAACGGTAGCTGCGGCTGTCAGACAGGCCATTCCCTGCAAACGGATTGGCGTATCGGTTATTGGGCTGGAGGTGCCCCATGCACACGTTCACTTGATTCCGCTCAACTCGATGGCTAACATGGATTTCACCAAAAAAATGAACCCAACGCAGGACGAACTGGCCGAAACGGCACAGCAAATCCGACAATATATCTGA